Proteins found in one Arachis stenosperma cultivar V10309 chromosome 8, arast.V10309.gnm1.PFL2, whole genome shotgun sequence genomic segment:
- the LOC130946081 gene encoding uncharacterized protein LOC130946081 — MGWEYVESDGASGGLLLIWDDGFFKLRNCYKGERWLCVERILSEKSVDCAFFLVYGAHTRDEKRVVWEELSYMAGLCPGVCCFLGDFNEIGQVEERRGLESLPLSTQDYKNWVHDMGLVDLPISDRKFTWFRGQSCSRIDRALVSLEWLEAFPETRLRGGSRGLSDHCPIIVEEKRLRVGPRPFRSLDSWFTHEGFLRMVKEEWRGLGELQFTDKLKALTVPLGRWHRDNFGDMDRKILKFEEEIQKIDEMVGNGNYDETVEARRKAIVK, encoded by the coding sequence ATGGGATGGGAATATGTGGAGTCTGATGGTGCCTCTGGTGGTTTGTTATTAATTTGGGATGATGGCTTCTTTAAATTGCGAAATTGCTATAAAGGTGAGCGATGGTTGTGTGTTGAAAGGATACTGTCAGAGAAGTCTGTTGACTGTGCGTTTTTCTTGGTTTATGGGGCTCACACTAGAGATGAGAAACGTGTTGTGTGGGAGGAGTTGAGTTACATGGCTGGCCTATGTCCAGGCGTCTGTTGTTTTCTGGGGGACTTTAATGAGATTGGCCAAGTGGAAGAAAGGCGAGGTCTGGAAAGCTTACCTCTGTCGACACAGGACTATAAGAATTGGGTACATGACATGGGTTTGGTGGACCTGCCAATTTCAGATCGTAAGTTTACATGGTTCAGAGGACAGTCATGTAGCCGTATTGACAGAGCTTTGGTTAGCTTAGAATGGCTTGAGGCATTCCCGGAGACTCGGTTGAGAGGTGGATCACGGGGGTTGTCAGATCACTGTCCTATCATAGTGGAAGAGAAGAGACTGAGAGTTGGACCGAGGCCGTTTCGAAGTCTGGATTCGTGGTTTACTCATGAAGGGTTTCTAAGGATGGTCAAGGAGGAATGGAGAGGGCTGGGAGAGTTACAATTCACTGATAAACTCAAGGCATTGACGGTTCCTTTGGGGAGATGGCACAGAGACAACTTTGGTGATATGGACAGgaaaattttaaagtttgagGAAGAGATTCAGAAGATTGATGAAATGGTTGGCAATGGGAACTATGATGAGACAGtggaagcaagaaggaaggcGATAGTTAAGTGA
- the LOC130943276 gene encoding SUN domain-containing protein 4-like — translation MQRTRKALLSKRRAFGLEKPNKNNTDGSKQQQLYKVSISLVFVLWGLILLFSLWISGGHGYSEHPLGVSNWNEDKHGQCKISHSAFDFFIKANDAYISSEAIHGVESLPNEESRDFAVTDPINKETSHSPAREEPVLESHQSAAKLEENLTWDVPLGLDEFKSRAISSKTKSGGSPSVSVIHRVEPGGAEYNYASAAKGAKVLASNKEAKGASNILSRDKDKYLRNPCSAEEKFVVIELSEETLVDTIEIANFEHHSSNLKAFELHGSLVYPTDDWVFLGNFTASNVKHAQTFVLQEPKWVRYLKLNLQSHYGSEFYCTLSVVEVYGVDAVERMLEDLIYTQDNLFASGEGNGDKRTVSLHPNPAESENIQQNASEGIYSDPASDISSASHGTVNSNVPDPVDEIRQQVGRMPGDTVLKILMQKVRSLDLNLSVLERYLKDLNSRYINIFKDYRKEIEEKDILLQKFKEDVRELLEQQDILIKEASYLNTWKSHISIQMDHLLKDNAALRSEVEKVREKQASLENKGVVVFFICCIFAMVAILRLALDMTASVYRVLSVNRTLHSMKFCNGRYPWYLLLFSCSVIIFILTL, via the exons CAACAGTTGTATAAAGTTTCAATCTCATTGGTATTTGTTCTCTGGGGCTTAATCTTACTCTTCAGCTTGTGGATTAGTGGCGGCCATGGTTACTCCg AACATCCACTTGGTGTATCAAACTGGAATGAAGATAAGCATGGACAGTGTAAAATATCTCATTctgcttttgatttttttatcaaagCAAATGATGCTTACATTTCTTCTGAGGCTATACATGGTGTTGAGTCACTCCCCAATGAAGAGAGCCGAGATTTTGCTGTAACTGATCCTATTAACAAGGAAACTTCTCATTCTCCTGCTAGAGAGGAACCTGTATTGGAGAGTCATCAATCTGCTGCCAAACTTGAAGAAAATTTAACTTGGGATGTGCCTCTTGGTCTCGATGAATTCAAAAGCAGAGCAATTAGTTCAAAAACTAAATCTGGCGGTAGTCCATCTGTAAGTGTAATACATAGAGTGGAGCCTGGTGGTGCTGAATACAATTATGCTTCAGCAGCTAAGGGTGCAAAAGTGTTAGCTTCTAACAAAGAAGCCAAAGGTGCCTCTAATATCTTAAGCCGAGACAAAGATAAATATCTTCGAAATCCATGTTCTGCTGAAGAGAAATTTGTCGTTATTGAACTCTCAGAAGAAACCTTAGTAGATACAATAGAGATAGCTAATTTTGAGCACCATTCTTCCAATTTAAAAGCTTTTGAACTGCATGGAAGTTTGGTCTATCCAACGGATGATTGGGTTTTCCTTGGGAATTTCACAGCCTCAAATGTGAAGCATGCTCAAACGTTTGTTCTTCAGGAACCAAAATGGGTGAGATATCTAAAATTGAATCTTCAAAGCCACTATGGTTCAGAATTTTACTGCACACTGAGTGTAGTTGAAGTTTATGGTGTGGATGCTGTTGAGAGGATGCTGGAGGATTTGATATATACTCAAGATAATTTATTTGCATCTGGAGAGGGTAATGGTGACAAGAGGACAGTATCACTTCATCCTAACCCTGCTGAGAGTGAAAATATACAACAGAATGCTTCTGAGGGGATCTACTCTGACCCTGCTTCAGATATCTCTTCTGCAAGTCATGGAACTGTAAATAGTAATGTTCCTGATCCGGTTGACGAAATCCGTCAGCAAGTTGGCAGGATGCCTGGGGATACTGTTCTCAAGATTTTAATGCAGAAAGTTCGTTCTCTAGACTTAAATTTATCTGTCCTGGAGCGGTATTTGAAAGATTTGAATTCTAGatatatcaatatttttaaagattacagaaaagaaatagaagaaaaagatataCTTCTACAGAAGTTCAAAGAAGACGTTAGGGAACTCCTTGAACAGCAGGATATTTTG ATCAAAGAGGCTAGTTATCTAAATACCTGGAAGTCCCATATTTCCATACAGATGGATCATCTTCTCAAGGACAATGCTGCTTTGAG ATCTGAGGTTGAAAAGGTCAGGGAGAAGCAGGCTTCTTTAGAGAACAAGGGTGTAGTGGTCTTTTTCATTTGTTGTATATTTGCAATGGTAGCTATATTACGGCTAGCTCTGGATATGACTGCAAGTGTCTATAGAGTACTAAGTGTTAATAGAACACTTCATTCCATGAAATTTTGTAATGGTAGGTATCCCTGGTATCTCTTATTGTTTAGTTGTAGTGTTATTATTTTCATATTAACTTTGTGA
- the LOC130946611 gene encoding dynamin-2B-like: MAAIEDLSELADSMRQAAALLADEDVDDASSSRRPSTFLNVVALGNVGAGKSAVLNSLIGHPVLPTGENGATRAPICIDLQRDTALSSKSIILQIDNKSQQVSASALRHSLQDRLSKGSSGKSRDQIHLKLRTSTAPPLKLLDLPGLDQRIMDDSMISEYAEHNDAILLVIIPASQAPEVASSRALRVAKEYDGEGTRTIGVISKIDQAANDQKSLAAVQALLLNQGPAKASDIPWVALIGQSVSIATAQSGSAGAENSLETAWRAESESLKSILTGAPQNKLGRIALVDALAQQIQNRMRLRLPNLLSGLQGKSQIVQDELARLGESLVSTSEGTRAIALELCREFEDRFLQHITTGEGAGWKVVACFEGRFPDRMKQLPLDRHFDINNVKRIVLEADGYQPYLISPEKGLRSLIKGVLELAKEPSRLCVEEVHRVLLDIVSASANATPGLGRYPPFKREVVAIATAALEGFKNEAKKMVVALVDMERAFVPPQHFIRLVQRRMERQRREEELKGGRSSKKGQDGEQSILNRASSPQTGGSMKSMKDEKKDKEKEKDKSGQGEKEGQEGSGLKTAGPEGEITAGYLLKKSAKTNGWSRRWFVLNEKTGKLGYTKKQEERHFRGVVTLEECNIEEASDEDDPPSKSSKDKKSNAADSSKVTLVFKITSRVPYKTVLKTHSAVVLKAESAADKVEWINKISQVIKAKGGQIRLPSEGGSMRHSHSDGSLETMARRPADPEEELRWMSQEVRGYVEAVLNSLAANVPKAVVLCQVEKAKEDMLNQLYSSVSAQSTARIEQLLLEDQNVKSRRERYQKQSSLLSKLTRQLSIHDNRAAAASSWSNGSADSSPSPRSNGPGDDWRSAFDAAANGPVSRSGSLRSASNGHIDPVQNGDVNSGANSGSRRTPNRLPPAPPGSSGYRV; encoded by the exons ATGGCTGCGATCGAGGACTTGTCGGAGCTGGCCGATTCGATGCGCCAAGCGGCGGCGCTACTCGCCGACGAAGACGTCGACGACGCTTCATCTTCTAGAAGGCCCTCCACTTTCCTCAACGTCGTAGCACTCGGCAATGTT GGTGCTGGTAAATCCGCTGTATTGAACAGTTTGATTGGGCATCCCGTATTG cCTACTGGTGAAAATGGAGCTACGCGTGCTCCTATATGCATTGATCTTCAGCGAGACACTGCTTTGAGTAGCAAATCCATTATATTGCAGATCGACAATAAGTCCCAGCAAGTCTCCGCAA GTGCTTTGAGGCATTCTTTGCAGGATAGACTGAGTAAGGGCTCTTCTGGCAAGAGCCGAGATCAGATACATTTGAAGCTGCGGACGAGTACAG CACCACCTCTGAAGTTGCTTGATTTACCTGGGTTGGATCAGCGCATCATGGATGATTCAATG ATTAGTGAATATGCGGAGCACAATGATGCCATTTTGCTTGTTATTATACCTGCATCTCAAGCACCTGAAGTCGCATCTTCTCGAGCCCTGAGAGTTGCAAAGGAATATGATGGAGAAG GTACCAGAACCATTGGTGTTATTAGTAAAATAGATCAAGCTGCAAATGATCAGAAGTCACTGGCTGCAGTTCAAGCACTCCTATTGAATCAGGGTCCTGCAAAAGCATCAGATATTCCATGGGTTGCTTTGATTGGTCAATCAGTTTCAATAGCTACAGCACAGTCTGGATCTGCTGGTGCTGAAAACTCTTTAGAAACTGCTTGGAGAGCGGAGAGTGAAAGCCTCAAGTCCATACTGACTGGAGCTCCGCAAAATAAGCTTGGAAGGATAGCTTTAGTGGATGCTCTAGCACAGCAGATTCAGAATCGTATGCGGCTTCGGCTCCCTAACCTTCTTTCCGG GTTACAAGGGAAGTCTCAGATAGTTCAGGATGAATTGGCAAGGCTTGGTGAGTCATTGGTCTCCACTTCAGAGGGCACACGTGCTATAGCCTTGGAACTTTGCCGTGAATTTGAGGATAGGTTTCTACAGCACATTACCACTGGTGAG GGAGCTGGTTGGAAAGTAGTTGCTTGTTTTGAGGGAAGATTTCCTGATAGAATGAAGCAATTACCTCTAGATAGACATTTCGATATCAACAATGTAAAGAGG ATTGTGTTAGAAGCAGATGGTTATCAGCCATATCTTATTTCACCTGAAAAGGGATTGAGATCTCTAATTAAAGGGGTCTTGGAGCTTGCAAAAGAACCATCACGTCTTTGCGTGGAGGAG GTGCATCGTGTCTTGCTAGATATTGTTTCAGCTTCTGCCAATGCTACACCTGGTTTAGGAAGATACCCACCTTTCAAGAGGGAG GTTGTGGCAATTGCTACGGCTGCACTAGAAGGGTTTAAAAATGAAGCAAAGAAAATGGTGGTTGCACTTGTTGATATGGAGCGTGCATTTGTGCCACCCCAGCATTTCATTCGTTTGGTACAACGGAG GATGGAAAGACAACGCCGTGAGGAAGAACTTAAGGGGGGTCGATCCTCAAAAAAGGGGCAAGATGGAGAACAATCTATTCTTAACCGG GCCAGTAGTCCTCAAACTGGTGGAAGCATGAAATCAATGAAGGATGAGAAGAAGGACAAAGAGAAGGAAAAGGACAAATCAGGACAGGGAGAGAAAGAAGGGCAAGAAGGCTCTGGTTTGAAGACTGCAGGTCCTGAAGGAGAAATAACTGCAG GGTATTTGTTAAAGAAAAGTGCCAAAACTAATGGTTGGAGCAGGCGATGGTTTGTTCTAAATGAGAAGACAGGAAAG CTTGGGTACACCAAAAAACAAGAGGAAAGGCATTTTCGTGGTGTTGTTACGTTAGAG GAGTGTAACATTGAAGAGGCATCAGATGAAGATGATCCGCCGTCTAAAAGTTCAAAGGACAAGAAATCCAACGCAGCTGATTCTAGCAAAGTCACCCTTGTATTTAAAATCACTAGTAGAGTTCCATATAAAACTGTTCTGAAAA CCCACAGTGCTGTTGTTTTGAAGGCTGAAAGTGCTGCTGATAAGGTTGAATGGATTAATAAGATAAGCCAAGTTATAAAAGCTAAGGGAGGACAAATAAGATTACCATCCGAGGGTGGATCTATGAGGCATAGCCACTCTGATGGTTCCTTG GAAACAATGGCCCGAAGACCTGCTGACCCAGAGGAAGAACTACGATGGATGTCTCAAGAAGTTCGTGGCTATGTTGAAGCAGTTTTAAACAGTTTAGCTGCTAATGTTCCAAAA GCTGTTGTCCTCTGCCAAGTTGAGAAAGCCAAAGAAGACATGCTGAATCAATTATATAGTTCTGTCAG TGCTCAAAGTACTGCTAGGATTGAGCAGTTGCTTCTAGAAGATCAAAATGTCAAGAGCAGGCGAGAGCGCTACCAGAAACAATCTTCACTTCTGTCAAAATTGACAAGGCAACTGAGTATTCATGACAATCGAGCAGCTGCTGCCTCAAGTTGGTCAAATGGTAGTGCAG ATAGTAGTCCTAGTCCAAGAAGCAATGGTCCAGGTGATGACTGGAGATCAGCCTTTGATGCAGCTGCCAATGGCCCTGTTAGCCGAAGTGGTTCACTGAGATCAGCATCCAATGGTCATATTGATCCTGTACAAAATGGTGATGTAAACTCTGGTGCAAACTCTGGCAGTCGACGGACACCTAATCGACTACCTCCTGCTCCTCCAGGTTCTTCCGGATACAGAGTTTAA